Proteins from one Microbacterium faecale genomic window:
- a CDS encoding ABC transporter substrate-binding protein yields MIRTRTQVSLAAVLASAVVLTGCAGEDPAPSSAPGPSNSEVDALYEAALEEGSVTWYSSAPNEAPAAFEEAYPGITVDFVRLPAGQLGTRYAQERDAGAAPGDVVTIADEQFINDARDEGWIDTDLSNIPAMAEWPEDAVDDGVVTLGRAAYGIVYNTDLLSDPPATWEDVLDPRFEGVIQNGDPGVVPGYLALMHVLREEYGDEYLTEVAAMGTTYEASQVSVTQALGAGAATLGMTGSFQLTEMLAQEGAPVKFQDMSPTTGSTFYTIASTDSTHPNAAKLLLNFLTSAEGQTAFAADISSPLGVDAVPTSVPLPDGWQDYSVDEVEAAKSEILALLELQ; encoded by the coding sequence ATGATTCGAACTCGTACGCAGGTGTCCCTCGCTGCTGTGCTCGCATCAGCCGTCGTCCTCACTGGCTGTGCAGGCGAGGACCCTGCTCCGAGTAGTGCGCCCGGACCATCGAACAGCGAGGTCGACGCGCTCTATGAGGCGGCACTCGAAGAGGGATCGGTCACGTGGTATTCGTCGGCTCCCAACGAGGCACCAGCCGCGTTCGAAGAGGCCTACCCCGGGATCACGGTCGACTTCGTCCGCCTCCCCGCCGGCCAGCTGGGCACGCGATACGCACAGGAGCGCGACGCAGGTGCCGCCCCCGGTGATGTGGTGACGATCGCCGACGAACAATTCATCAACGACGCCCGCGACGAAGGTTGGATCGACACCGACCTCTCGAACATTCCCGCGATGGCTGAGTGGCCAGAGGATGCCGTCGACGATGGCGTCGTCACGTTGGGCCGAGCGGCTTACGGCATCGTCTACAACACCGACCTCCTCTCGGATCCGCCCGCGACATGGGAAGACGTGTTGGACCCGCGGTTCGAAGGCGTCATTCAAAATGGCGACCCGGGAGTCGTTCCCGGCTACTTAGCGCTCATGCACGTGTTGCGTGAGGAATACGGCGACGAGTACCTCACGGAAGTGGCTGCGATGGGGACGACGTACGAGGCCAGCCAGGTGTCCGTGACGCAGGCTCTCGGTGCGGGCGCCGCGACGTTGGGAATGACGGGCTCATTCCAGCTGACGGAGATGCTCGCCCAAGAGGGAGCGCCTGTGAAGTTCCAGGACATGTCTCCGACGACCGGGAGCACCTTCTACACGATCGCTTCGACGGATTCGACTCATCCGAATGCCGCGAAGCTCTTGCTCAATTTCCTCACGTCCGCCGAAGGCCAGACGGCGTTCGCCGCGGACATCTCCTCACCGCTCGGCGTCGACGCCGTGCCGACGAGCGTTCCGCTGCCCGACGGATGGCAGGACTACTCGGTCGACGAGGTAGAGGCCGCAAAGTCAGAAATCCTCGCACTGCTCGAGTTGCAGTAG
- a CDS encoding acetyl-CoA carboxylase biotin carboxylase subunit has product MFKRILIANRGEIACRIIRTCRRLGIESVAVYSDADVDAMHVREADTAVRLGPAPAQSSYLDADRVLVAAHDSGSDAIHPGYGFLSESSSFAQAVVDAGLGWIGPPQDAIAAMGDKSEAKSTVSAAGVPIAPGVTLPLVDVMDALRYTAQVGYPIMVKPSGGGGGIGMGIATDDAEFEAAWTTAVNRSRSLFGESSILLERFTERARHIEVQVLGLNDGRILVLGERDCSVQRRHQKLVEESPSPGLPTNVRAEMFAAAATVADNIDYRGAGTVEFLLDRVSGEFFFLEMNTRLQVEHPVTELVFGVDLVEAQIRIAAGEDSPGFEPDALASNGHAFEFRVYAEDPDTYRPGPGLISEWIEPEGDVRVDSGYAKGDVVSHFYDPLLAKVCVWGSTREEALDKAELALSSFVLDGPKQNLPLLRELLHSRAFRTGDYGTTLLSELKDEKSSSLSKGMSS; this is encoded by the coding sequence ATGTTCAAACGAATCCTTATCGCCAATCGAGGTGAAATTGCATGTCGAATCATCCGAACGTGCCGTCGTCTCGGGATCGAGTCGGTAGCGGTGTACTCGGATGCCGACGTCGACGCCATGCATGTTCGAGAGGCTGACACAGCGGTGCGTTTGGGTCCCGCCCCCGCACAGTCGTCCTACCTCGACGCGGATCGGGTGCTCGTCGCGGCGCACGATTCTGGCAGCGACGCCATCCACCCCGGCTATGGCTTCCTCTCGGAGAGCTCCTCGTTTGCGCAGGCCGTTGTCGATGCCGGCCTGGGTTGGATCGGCCCGCCTCAGGACGCGATCGCAGCGATGGGTGACAAATCGGAGGCGAAGTCGACGGTCTCTGCCGCTGGCGTCCCGATTGCGCCTGGTGTCACGTTGCCACTGGTGGACGTGATGGACGCACTTCGGTACACGGCACAGGTCGGCTATCCGATCATGGTCAAGCCGAGCGGTGGCGGCGGCGGGATCGGCATGGGTATCGCAACCGACGACGCAGAGTTCGAGGCGGCATGGACGACCGCGGTCAATCGGAGCAGGTCCCTCTTTGGCGAGTCGAGCATCCTGCTGGAACGCTTCACGGAGCGCGCACGCCACATCGAGGTTCAAGTCCTCGGTCTCAACGATGGACGCATTCTGGTACTCGGAGAGCGCGACTGCTCCGTTCAGCGGCGCCATCAGAAGCTTGTCGAAGAGAGTCCGTCTCCCGGTCTCCCTACGAACGTCCGGGCCGAGATGTTCGCGGCCGCGGCGACGGTCGCAGACAACATCGACTATCGCGGCGCTGGCACCGTCGAATTCCTGCTTGATCGCGTCTCGGGAGAGTTCTTCTTCTTGGAGATGAACACTCGCCTGCAGGTTGAGCATCCCGTGACCGAGCTGGTCTTCGGAGTCGACCTCGTCGAAGCGCAGATCAGGATCGCGGCGGGAGAAGATTCGCCGGGGTTCGAGCCAGATGCGTTGGCGTCGAACGGCCACGCATTCGAGTTCCGTGTGTATGCCGAAGACCCGGACACCTACCGCCCCGGGCCCGGGCTCATCTCAGAATGGATTGAGCCTGAGGGCGATGTCCGCGTCGATTCCGGTTACGCGAAGGGCGACGTCGTCTCCCACTTCTATGATCCGCTCTTAGCCAAGGTCTGCGTGTGGGGCTCGACGCGCGAGGAAGCCCTCGACAAAGCCGAACTCGCCCTGTCGAGCTTCGTACTCGATGGGCCGAAGCAGAATCTTCCGCTCCTGCGCGAGCTGCTGCACTCGCGTGCGTTCCGAACGGGAGACTACGGGACCACACTTCTGTCTGAATTGAAGGACGAGAAGTCCTCGTCGCTATCGAAGGGAATGTCATCATGA